In a single window of the Pongo abelii isolate AG06213 chromosome 1, NHGRI_mPonAbe1-v2.0_pri, whole genome shotgun sequence genome:
- the RPA2 gene encoding replication protein A 32 kDa subunit isoform X1 has protein sequence MTAAPMDVRQWVDTDDASSENTVVPPETYVKVAGHLRSFQNKKSLVAFKIMPLEDMNEFTTHILEVINAHMVLSKANSQPSAGRAPISNPGMSEAGNFGGNSFMPANGLTVAQNQVLNLIKACPRPEGLNFQDLKNQLKHMSVSSVKQAVDFLSNEGHIYSTVDDDHFKSTDAE, from the exons GACGCCAGCAGTGAAAACACTGTGGTTCCTCCAGAAACATATGTGAAAGTGGCAGGCCACCTGAGATCTTTTCAG AACAAAAAGAGCCTGGTAGCCTTTAAGATCATGCCCCTGGAGGATATGAATGAGTTCACCACACATATTCTGGAAGTGATCAATGCACACATGGTACTAAGCAAAGCCAACAGCCAG CCCTCAGCAGGGAGAGCACCTATCAGCAATCCAGGAATGAGTGAAGCAGGGAACTTCGGTGGGAATAGCTTCATGCCAGCAAATGGCCTCACTGTGGCCCAAAACCAG GTGTTGAATTTGATTAAGGCTTGTCCAAGACCTGAAGGGTTGAACTTTCAGGATCTTAAGAACCAGCTGAAACACATGTCTGTATCCTCAGTCAA gcAAGCTGTGGATTTTCTGAGCAATGAGGGGCACATCTATTCTACTGTAGATGATGACCATTttaaatccacagatgcagaataA
- the THEMIS2 gene encoding protein THEMIS2 isoform X1, which yields MEPVPLQDFVRALDPASLPRVLRVCSGVYFEGSIYEISGNECCLSTGDLIKVTQVRLQKVVCENPKTSQTMELAPNFQGYFTPLNTPQSYETLEELVSATTQSSKKLPTCFMSTHRIVTEGRVVTEDQLLMLEAVVMHLGIRCARCVLGTEGQQVILHLPLSQKGPFWKWEPSAPRTLLQVLQDPALKDLVLTCPTLPWHSLILRPQYEIQAIMHMRRTIVKIPSTLEVDVEDVTASSRHVHFIKPLLLSEVLAREGPFPLSMEILEVPESRRIFLSPWVGSLQKGQRLCIYGLASPPWRVLASSKGRKVPRHFLVSGAYQGKLRRRPREFPTAYDLLGAFQPGRPLRVVATKDCEGEREENPEFTSLAVGDRLEVLGPGQAHGAQGNDVDVLVCQRLSDQAGEDEEECEEEAESPERVLLPFHFPGSFVEEMSDSRRYSLADLTAQFSLPCEVKVVAKDTSYPTDPLTSFLGLRLEEKITEPFLVVSLDSEPGMCFEIPPRWLDLTVVEAKGQPDLPEGSLPIATVEELTDTFYYHLRKLPACEIQAPPPRPPKSQGLSKQRRHSSEGGVKSSQGLGLQQHAPLPKPKAKTLPEFIKGGSSMYSKIPAHRKGHRPAKPQRQDLDDDEHDYEEILEQFQKTI from the exons ATGGAGCCGGTGCCGCTGCAGGACTTCGTGCGCGCCTTGGACCCCGCCTCCCTCCCGCGCGTGCTGCGGGTCTGCTCGGGGGTCTACTTCGAGG GCTCCATCTATGAGATCTCTGGGAATGAGTGCTGCCTCTCCACGGGGGACCTGATCAAGGTCACCCAGGTCCGCCTCCAGAAGGTGGTCTGTGAGAACCCGAAGACCAGCCAGACCATGGAGCTCGCCCCCAACTTCCAGG GCTATTTCACCCCCCTCAACACCCCACAGAGCTACGAAACCCTGGAGGAGCTGGTCTCTGCCACAACTCAGAGCTCCAAGAAGCTGCCCACTTGCTTCATGTCGACCCACAGGATTGTCACAGAGGGCAGGGTGGTGACTGAGGACCAGCTCCTCATGCTTGAGGCTGTGGTGATGCACCTTGGGATCCGCTGTGCCCGCTGTGTCCTGGGCACGGAGGGTCAGCAGGTCATCCTGCACCTGCCCCTATCCCAGAAGGGGCCCTTCTGGAAATGGGAGCCTAGTGCCCCTCGAACTCTGCTCCAGGTCCTACAGGATCCAGCCCTGAAAGACCTTGTCCTCAcctgccccaccctgccctggCATTCCCTGATCCTGCGGCCCCAGTATGAGATCCAAGCCATCATGCACA TGCGCAGGACCATTGTCAAGATCCCTTCTACCCTGGAGGTCGACGTGGAGGACGTCACCGCCTCCTCCCGGCATGTCCACTTCATCAAACCGCTGCTGCTGAGCGAGGTCCTGGCCCGGGAAGGCCCTTTTCCCCTGTCCATGGAGATCCTGGAGGTTCCTGAGAGCCGCCGCATCTTCCTCAGCCCGTGGGTGGGCTCCTTGCAAAAAGGCCAGAGGCTTTGCATCTATGGCCTAGCCTCACCACCCTGGCgggtcctggcctcaagcaagggCCGCAAGGTGCCCAGGCACTTCCTGGTGTCAGGGGCCTACCAAGGCAAGCTGCGGCGGCGGCCAAGGGAGTTCCCCACAGCCTATGACCTCCTAGGTGCTTTCCAGCCAGGCCGGCCACTCCGGGTGGTGGCCACAAAGGACTGTGAGGGTGAGAGGGAGGAGAATCCCGAGTTCACGTCCCTGGCTGTGGGTGACCGGCTGGAGGTGctggggcctggccaggcccatgGGGCCCAGGGCAATGACGTGGATGTCTTGGTTTGTCAGCGGCTGAGTGACCAGGctggggaggatgaggaagagtgtgaagaggaggcagagagccCAGAGCGGGTCCTGCTGCCCTTCCACTTCCCTGGCAGTTTCGTGGAGGAGATGAGTGACAGCCGGCGCTACAGCCTGGCGGATCTGACTGCCCAGTTTTCACTGCCTTGTGAGGTCAAGGTGGTGGCCAAGGACACCAGCTACCCCACTGACCCTCTGACCTCATTCCTGGGCCTGCGGCTGGAGGAGAAGATCACAGAGCCATTCTTGGTGGTGAGCCTGGACTCTGAGCCTGGGATGTGCTTTGAGATCCCTCCCCGGTGGCTGGACCTGACTGTCGTGGAGGCCAAGGGGCAGCCAGACTTGCCAGAGGGGTCTCTCCCCATAGCCACAGTGGAGGAGCTGACAGACACCTTCTATTATCATCTTCGGAAGTTACCAGCCTGTGAGATCCAAGCCCCCCCACCCAGGCCCCCTAAAAGTCAGGGCCTCAGCAAGCAGAGGAGACACAGCAGCGAGGGAGGCGTCAAG TCTTCTCAAGGCTTAGGATTGCAGCAACACGCTCCGCTGCCCAAACCCAAGGCGAAGACCTTGCCAGAGTTCATCAAGGGTGGCTCCAGTATGTACAGCAAGATTCCTGCCCACAGGAAGGGCCACAGGCCCGCTAAGCCCCAAAGGCAGGATCTAG ATGATGATGAACATGAttatgaagaaatacttgagcAATTTCAGAAAACCATCTAA
- the THEMIS2 gene encoding protein THEMIS2 isoform X2 — MEPVPLQDFVRALDPASLPRVLRVCSGVYFEGYFTPLNTPQSYETLEELVSATTQSSKKLPTCFMSTHRIVTEGRVVTEDQLLMLEAVVMHLGIRCARCVLGTEGQQVILHLPLSQKGPFWKWEPSAPRTLLQVLQDPALKDLVLTCPTLPWHSLILRPQYEIQAIMHMRRTIVKIPSTLEVDVEDVTASSRHVHFIKPLLLSEVLAREGPFPLSMEILEVPESRRIFLSPWVGSLQKGQRLCIYGLASPPWRVLASSKGRKVPRHFLVSGAYQGKLRRRPREFPTAYDLLGAFQPGRPLRVVATKDCEGEREENPEFTSLAVGDRLEVLGPGQAHGAQGNDVDVLVCQRLSDQAGEDEEECEEEAESPERVLLPFHFPGSFVEEMSDSRRYSLADLTAQFSLPCEVKVVAKDTSYPTDPLTSFLGLRLEEKITEPFLVVSLDSEPGMCFEIPPRWLDLTVVEAKGQPDLPEGSLPIATVEELTDTFYYHLRKLPACEIQAPPPRPPKSQGLSKQRRHSSEGGVKSSQGLGLQQHAPLPKPKAKTLPEFIKGGSSMYSKIPAHRKGHRPAKPQRQDLDDDEHDYEEILEQFQKTI, encoded by the exons ATGGAGCCGGTGCCGCTGCAGGACTTCGTGCGCGCCTTGGACCCCGCCTCCCTCCCGCGCGTGCTGCGGGTCTGCTCGGGGGTCTACTTCGAGG GCTATTTCACCCCCCTCAACACCCCACAGAGCTACGAAACCCTGGAGGAGCTGGTCTCTGCCACAACTCAGAGCTCCAAGAAGCTGCCCACTTGCTTCATGTCGACCCACAGGATTGTCACAGAGGGCAGGGTGGTGACTGAGGACCAGCTCCTCATGCTTGAGGCTGTGGTGATGCACCTTGGGATCCGCTGTGCCCGCTGTGTCCTGGGCACGGAGGGTCAGCAGGTCATCCTGCACCTGCCCCTATCCCAGAAGGGGCCCTTCTGGAAATGGGAGCCTAGTGCCCCTCGAACTCTGCTCCAGGTCCTACAGGATCCAGCCCTGAAAGACCTTGTCCTCAcctgccccaccctgccctggCATTCCCTGATCCTGCGGCCCCAGTATGAGATCCAAGCCATCATGCACA TGCGCAGGACCATTGTCAAGATCCCTTCTACCCTGGAGGTCGACGTGGAGGACGTCACCGCCTCCTCCCGGCATGTCCACTTCATCAAACCGCTGCTGCTGAGCGAGGTCCTGGCCCGGGAAGGCCCTTTTCCCCTGTCCATGGAGATCCTGGAGGTTCCTGAGAGCCGCCGCATCTTCCTCAGCCCGTGGGTGGGCTCCTTGCAAAAAGGCCAGAGGCTTTGCATCTATGGCCTAGCCTCACCACCCTGGCgggtcctggcctcaagcaagggCCGCAAGGTGCCCAGGCACTTCCTGGTGTCAGGGGCCTACCAAGGCAAGCTGCGGCGGCGGCCAAGGGAGTTCCCCACAGCCTATGACCTCCTAGGTGCTTTCCAGCCAGGCCGGCCACTCCGGGTGGTGGCCACAAAGGACTGTGAGGGTGAGAGGGAGGAGAATCCCGAGTTCACGTCCCTGGCTGTGGGTGACCGGCTGGAGGTGctggggcctggccaggcccatgGGGCCCAGGGCAATGACGTGGATGTCTTGGTTTGTCAGCGGCTGAGTGACCAGGctggggaggatgaggaagagtgtgaagaggaggcagagagccCAGAGCGGGTCCTGCTGCCCTTCCACTTCCCTGGCAGTTTCGTGGAGGAGATGAGTGACAGCCGGCGCTACAGCCTGGCGGATCTGACTGCCCAGTTTTCACTGCCTTGTGAGGTCAAGGTGGTGGCCAAGGACACCAGCTACCCCACTGACCCTCTGACCTCATTCCTGGGCCTGCGGCTGGAGGAGAAGATCACAGAGCCATTCTTGGTGGTGAGCCTGGACTCTGAGCCTGGGATGTGCTTTGAGATCCCTCCCCGGTGGCTGGACCTGACTGTCGTGGAGGCCAAGGGGCAGCCAGACTTGCCAGAGGGGTCTCTCCCCATAGCCACAGTGGAGGAGCTGACAGACACCTTCTATTATCATCTTCGGAAGTTACCAGCCTGTGAGATCCAAGCCCCCCCACCCAGGCCCCCTAAAAGTCAGGGCCTCAGCAAGCAGAGGAGACACAGCAGCGAGGGAGGCGTCAAG TCTTCTCAAGGCTTAGGATTGCAGCAACACGCTCCGCTGCCCAAACCCAAGGCGAAGACCTTGCCAGAGTTCATCAAGGGTGGCTCCAGTATGTACAGCAAGATTCCTGCCCACAGGAAGGGCCACAGGCCCGCTAAGCCCCAAAGGCAGGATCTAG ATGATGATGAACATGAttatgaagaaatacttgagcAATTTCAGAAAACCATCTAA
- the THEMIS2 gene encoding protein THEMIS2 isoform X3 produces the protein MSTHRIVTEGRVVTEDQLLMLEAVVMHLGIRCARCVLGTEGQQVILHLPLSQKGPFWKWEPSAPRTLLQVLQDPALKDLVLTCPTLPWHSLILRPQYEIQAIMHMRRTIVKIPSTLEVDVEDVTASSRHVHFIKPLLLSEVLAREGPFPLSMEILEVPESRRIFLSPWVGSLQKGQRLCIYGLASPPWRVLASSKGRKVPRHFLVSGAYQGKLRRRPREFPTAYDLLGAFQPGRPLRVVATKDCEGEREENPEFTSLAVGDRLEVLGPGQAHGAQGNDVDVLVCQRLSDQAGEDEEECEEEAESPERVLLPFHFPGSFVEEMSDSRRYSLADLTAQFSLPCEVKVVAKDTSYPTDPLTSFLGLRLEEKITEPFLVVSLDSEPGMCFEIPPRWLDLTVVEAKGQPDLPEGSLPIATVEELTDTFYYHLRKLPACEIQAPPPRPPKSQGLSKQRRHSSEGGVKSSQGLGLQQHAPLPKPKAKTLPEFIKGGSSMYSKIPAHRKGHRPAKPQRQDLDDDEHDYEEILEQFQKTI, from the exons ATGTCGACCCACAGGATTGTCACAGAGGGCAGGGTGGTGACTGAGGACCAGCTCCTCATGCTTGAGGCTGTGGTGATGCACCTTGGGATCCGCTGTGCCCGCTGTGTCCTGGGCACGGAGGGTCAGCAGGTCATCCTGCACCTGCCCCTATCCCAGAAGGGGCCCTTCTGGAAATGGGAGCCTAGTGCCCCTCGAACTCTGCTCCAGGTCCTACAGGATCCAGCCCTGAAAGACCTTGTCCTCAcctgccccaccctgccctggCATTCCCTGATCCTGCGGCCCCAGTATGAGATCCAAGCCATCATGCACA TGCGCAGGACCATTGTCAAGATCCCTTCTACCCTGGAGGTCGACGTGGAGGACGTCACCGCCTCCTCCCGGCATGTCCACTTCATCAAACCGCTGCTGCTGAGCGAGGTCCTGGCCCGGGAAGGCCCTTTTCCCCTGTCCATGGAGATCCTGGAGGTTCCTGAGAGCCGCCGCATCTTCCTCAGCCCGTGGGTGGGCTCCTTGCAAAAAGGCCAGAGGCTTTGCATCTATGGCCTAGCCTCACCACCCTGGCgggtcctggcctcaagcaagggCCGCAAGGTGCCCAGGCACTTCCTGGTGTCAGGGGCCTACCAAGGCAAGCTGCGGCGGCGGCCAAGGGAGTTCCCCACAGCCTATGACCTCCTAGGTGCTTTCCAGCCAGGCCGGCCACTCCGGGTGGTGGCCACAAAGGACTGTGAGGGTGAGAGGGAGGAGAATCCCGAGTTCACGTCCCTGGCTGTGGGTGACCGGCTGGAGGTGctggggcctggccaggcccatgGGGCCCAGGGCAATGACGTGGATGTCTTGGTTTGTCAGCGGCTGAGTGACCAGGctggggaggatgaggaagagtgtgaagaggaggcagagagccCAGAGCGGGTCCTGCTGCCCTTCCACTTCCCTGGCAGTTTCGTGGAGGAGATGAGTGACAGCCGGCGCTACAGCCTGGCGGATCTGACTGCCCAGTTTTCACTGCCTTGTGAGGTCAAGGTGGTGGCCAAGGACACCAGCTACCCCACTGACCCTCTGACCTCATTCCTGGGCCTGCGGCTGGAGGAGAAGATCACAGAGCCATTCTTGGTGGTGAGCCTGGACTCTGAGCCTGGGATGTGCTTTGAGATCCCTCCCCGGTGGCTGGACCTGACTGTCGTGGAGGCCAAGGGGCAGCCAGACTTGCCAGAGGGGTCTCTCCCCATAGCCACAGTGGAGGAGCTGACAGACACCTTCTATTATCATCTTCGGAAGTTACCAGCCTGTGAGATCCAAGCCCCCCCACCCAGGCCCCCTAAAAGTCAGGGCCTCAGCAAGCAGAGGAGACACAGCAGCGAGGGAGGCGTCAAG TCTTCTCAAGGCTTAGGATTGCAGCAACACGCTCCGCTGCCCAAACCCAAGGCGAAGACCTTGCCAGAGTTCATCAAGGGTGGCTCCAGTATGTACAGCAAGATTCCTGCCCACAGGAAGGGCCACAGGCCCGCTAAGCCCCAAAGGCAGGATCTAG ATGATGATGAACATGAttatgaagaaatacttgagcAATTTCAGAAAACCATCTAA
- the THEMIS2 gene encoding protein THEMIS2 isoform X4, translated as MEPVPLQDFVRALDPASLPRVLRVCSGVYFEGSIYEISGNECCLSTGDLIKVTQVRLQKVVCENPKTSQTMELAPNFQGYFTPLNTPQSYETLEELVSATTQSSKKLPTCFMSTHRIVTEGRVVTEDQLLMLEAVVMHLGIRCARCVLGTEGQQVILHLPLSQKGPFWKWEPSAPRTLLQVLQDPALKDLVLTCPTLPWHSLILRPQYEIQAIMHIFSRLRIAATRSAAQTQGEDLARVHQGWLQYVQQDSCPQEGPQAR; from the exons ATGGAGCCGGTGCCGCTGCAGGACTTCGTGCGCGCCTTGGACCCCGCCTCCCTCCCGCGCGTGCTGCGGGTCTGCTCGGGGGTCTACTTCGAGG GCTCCATCTATGAGATCTCTGGGAATGAGTGCTGCCTCTCCACGGGGGACCTGATCAAGGTCACCCAGGTCCGCCTCCAGAAGGTGGTCTGTGAGAACCCGAAGACCAGCCAGACCATGGAGCTCGCCCCCAACTTCCAGG GCTATTTCACCCCCCTCAACACCCCACAGAGCTACGAAACCCTGGAGGAGCTGGTCTCTGCCACAACTCAGAGCTCCAAGAAGCTGCCCACTTGCTTCATGTCGACCCACAGGATTGTCACAGAGGGCAGGGTGGTGACTGAGGACCAGCTCCTCATGCTTGAGGCTGTGGTGATGCACCTTGGGATCCGCTGTGCCCGCTGTGTCCTGGGCACGGAGGGTCAGCAGGTCATCCTGCACCTGCCCCTATCCCAGAAGGGGCCCTTCTGGAAATGGGAGCCTAGTGCCCCTCGAACTCTGCTCCAGGTCCTACAGGATCCAGCCCTGAAAGACCTTGTCCTCAcctgccccaccctgccctggCATTCCCTGATCCTGCGGCCCCAGTATGAGATCCAAGCCATCATGCACA TCTTCTCAAGGCTTAGGATTGCAGCAACACGCTCCGCTGCCCAAACCCAAGGCGAAGACCTTGCCAGAGTTCATCAAGGGTGGCTCCAGTATGTACAGCAAGATTCCTGCCCACAGGAAGGGCCACAGGCCCGCTAA